In the Arthrobacter sp. 31Y genome, one interval contains:
- a CDS encoding Imm61 family immunity protein: MSSEIEPMIDRLLETIHAAGYSIVTSQDGSWCLYNLGGEIKIYLRQVDDLYVLSTTERARDEHILFTSPQLVDIELALLYRFTNLFRRRERRPFLMPTSVPVTASKAAPGYTVSKDFNGTWLLQSPDGPRRTGRQITLIEFSHYADMSPYELWTSMNHAENSIFRPLNH, from the coding sequence ATGAGCAGTGAAATAGAGCCGATGATTGATCGCTTGCTGGAAACGATCCATGCAGCCGGATATTCGATCGTTACATCGCAGGATGGCTCATGGTGCCTGTATAACCTGGGTGGTGAAATCAAGATCTACCTTCGGCAGGTGGATGACCTTTACGTATTGAGCACCACTGAGCGCGCGCGCGATGAACACATACTTTTCACTTCACCACAACTGGTCGATATCGAGCTGGCGCTCCTCTACCGATTCACGAATCTCTTTCGCCGCCGTGAACGCCGGCCGTTTCTCATGCCAACATCGGTGCCCGTAACGGCGAGCAAAGCCGCCCCCGGCTACACAGTCTCCAAGGACTTTAACGGCACATGGCTGCTGCAATCACCCGATGGCCCGCGACGGACTGGACGACAGATCACGCTTATTGAGTTTTCCCACTATGCAGACATGAGTCCCTACGAACTCTGGACGTCCATGAATCACGCCGAAAATTCCATTTTCCGGCCATTGAATCATTAG
- a CDS encoding DUF6507 family protein translates to MAVWSIDVGTARAVISSTASSVSALEEPLARLQGAVEGIAAAVPSAQVQEALGALIENGVVPATKDVLERSTAALTGTSQAVSHYANGDLSMASTAASSASTVHLPVSALGR, encoded by the coding sequence ATGGCTGTGTGGAGTATTGATGTGGGCACCGCGCGGGCGGTGATCTCCTCGACCGCGAGCTCGGTGTCGGCGTTGGAGGAGCCGTTGGCCAGGTTGCAGGGCGCGGTGGAAGGAATCGCCGCGGCCGTCCCATCCGCCCAGGTTCAAGAAGCGTTGGGGGCGTTGATCGAGAACGGGGTGGTTCCGGCCACCAAGGACGTGCTCGAACGCAGCACCGCGGCCCTGACCGGGACCTCCCAAGCCGTGAGCCATTACGCCAACGGCGACCTGTCCATGGCATCAACAGCGGCGTCCAGTGCCTCAACTGTGCACCTGCCCGTTTCGGCGTTAGGGCGGTGA
- a CDS encoding TNT domain-containing protein, with product MDFSQVCVAGPGASGISVDGLPPLPDPDAVDSQGQALAASGNAVHSGVNDAARSWAGLSNAYEAPEAGQVLTAFNPVFSRSQDLANLTSNAATVLAAYADRARELKQRINTLRAEVHALDELIGGNDDWHSNLKIVDQHRNTMDKASALAQAILDSDATCATALAALTGGQSYAPPTIPRANLNNSTDFISNGFTHVQHYLGNDEKLPDLPWGPPNISVRLAGPASAAQGFTSALIGAGQGLHTLLLTTDTAKQIQAWQGMFAAGAAVLTTKNVLDRGGKDMTADEAQAILTTVNVAKETIHYDEWGTNPGYAIGATTFDVGSMFIGGTGLGIKGASLGGKLGAETAALSKAATLSKATTSITGATRTMLGETTTAVTAKLAQARVAIWDHGVGTALDKLDNGLAKLNQTLNGPQPALAGVIKIPEPGSPLQGRLPPAIPETGGLTDHSPTQRPGGGGQTGNELGGRDTLTGSPGGHHHADVGEVPSGTHPFSGTDDGPFQHPDDSPTPKDQLYGKPLSGHAQHAAYPELTDQNRKTMDLVSDPDAPWGRSDNGSGTPLTKDDYDKRYAVPSRDGQSAWDNYPPNAGAVRGSRQDFHSLEKFVHEHGDRLDRVGNPNGSYLGVMEHGKAATFEARSLPVNSLGKSYFQYKWAKEWPPGTEGWTIELSKIAPAFGRKGGSRQVLVRDESGIAVPVNELLRMGVLS from the coding sequence ATGGACTTCAGTCAGGTGTGTGTCGCAGGTCCCGGCGCGTCCGGGATCAGCGTTGATGGTCTCCCGCCGCTGCCGGACCCCGACGCGGTGGACAGCCAGGGCCAAGCCCTCGCAGCGTCCGGGAACGCCGTTCATTCCGGGGTCAACGACGCCGCCAGGTCCTGGGCAGGTCTTTCCAACGCCTACGAAGCCCCCGAAGCCGGGCAGGTCCTGACCGCTTTCAACCCCGTGTTCTCCCGCTCCCAAGACCTCGCCAACCTGACCAGCAACGCCGCAACCGTGCTGGCCGCTTACGCGGACCGGGCCAGGGAACTGAAACAACGCATCAACACCCTCCGGGCCGAAGTCCACGCCCTGGACGAGCTCATCGGCGGCAACGACGACTGGCACTCCAACCTGAAGATCGTGGACCAGCACCGCAACACCATGGACAAAGCCAGCGCCCTGGCCCAAGCCATCCTCGACTCCGACGCCACCTGCGCCACCGCACTGGCCGCCCTGACCGGCGGGCAAAGCTACGCTCCCCCGACCATCCCCCGGGCGAACCTCAACAACTCCACCGACTTCATCTCCAACGGCTTCACCCACGTCCAGCACTACCTTGGCAACGACGAGAAACTCCCCGACCTTCCCTGGGGACCACCGAACATCTCCGTCCGGCTGGCCGGGCCCGCCTCGGCCGCCCAAGGATTCACCAGCGCCCTGATCGGCGCCGGGCAAGGCCTGCACACCCTGCTACTGACCACCGACACAGCCAAACAAATCCAAGCCTGGCAAGGAATGTTCGCCGCCGGGGCCGCAGTACTCACCACTAAGAACGTTCTGGACCGCGGCGGCAAAGACATGACCGCCGACGAAGCGCAAGCCATACTGACCACCGTCAACGTGGCCAAGGAAACCATCCACTACGACGAATGGGGCACCAACCCCGGCTACGCCATCGGCGCCACCACCTTCGACGTCGGCTCGATGTTCATCGGCGGCACCGGACTCGGGATTAAGGGAGCATCCCTCGGCGGCAAACTAGGTGCCGAAACCGCCGCCCTCTCCAAAGCCGCCACTTTGTCCAAAGCCACGACCAGTATCACCGGCGCAACCCGCACCATGCTCGGCGAAACCACCACAGCCGTCACCGCCAAACTCGCCCAAGCCCGGGTCGCCATCTGGGACCACGGCGTCGGCACAGCCCTCGACAAACTCGACAACGGACTGGCCAAACTCAACCAAACCCTCAACGGACCACAACCCGCCCTGGCGGGCGTCATCAAAATCCCTGAACCAGGAAGCCCCCTACAGGGCCGACTACCCCCTGCTATCCCTGAAACAGGAGGATTGACCGACCACTCTCCAACCCAACGCCCGGGGGGCGGAGGCCAAACCGGCAACGAGCTCGGGGGCCGCGATACATTGACAGGTTCTCCCGGGGGCCACCATCATGCCGACGTCGGGGAGGTCCCTAGCGGAACGCATCCATTCAGCGGGACCGACGATGGTCCTTTCCAACATCCGGATGACTCGCCGACACCCAAAGATCAGCTCTACGGTAAACCTCTATCAGGACACGCCCAGCACGCTGCGTACCCGGAACTAACCGACCAAAACCGAAAGACCATGGACCTCGTCTCCGACCCGGATGCACCCTGGGGCCGGTCGGATAATGGCTCCGGTACACCTCTGACAAAGGATGACTACGACAAACGATACGCAGTTCCCAGCCGCGACGGGCAGTCTGCTTGGGACAACTACCCGCCAAACGCCGGCGCAGTTAGGGGGTCGCGCCAGGACTTCCACAGTTTGGAGAAGTTCGTCCACGAACACGGCGATAGACTGGACCGGGTTGGCAACCCCAATGGATCCTATTTGGGTGTTATGGAACATGGAAAAGCGGCAACGTTCGAGGCAAGATCTCTACCTGTCAATTCACTAGGCAAGAGTTACTTTCAGTACAAGTGGGCTAAAGAGTGGCCCCCCGGTACAGAAGGCTGGACGATCGAGCTTTCGAAAATTGCCCCGGCATTCGGCCGCAAGGGCGGATCCCGGCAGGTGTTGGTTCGCGATGAATCCGGCATTGCTGTTCCTGTCAACGAATTACTTCGCATGGGAGTGTTGTCATAG
- a CDS encoding pore-forming ESAT-6 family protein: MTTNRIAYDTNVSAQVQSDIQALAAHLENLIAARQADVNQAMADFRADGVDTEYQAVETRWTSAADEVKAIIALVRTTLGTNDETATTAATSARNAVQSIG; this comes from the coding sequence ATGACCACCAACCGCATCGCCTACGACACCAACGTCTCCGCCCAGGTCCAATCCGACATCCAAGCCCTCGCCGCGCACCTCGAAAACCTCATCGCCGCCCGCCAAGCCGACGTGAACCAGGCCATGGCAGACTTCCGCGCCGACGGCGTCGACACCGAATACCAGGCAGTCGAAACCCGCTGGACCTCAGCAGCCGACGAAGTCAAAGCCATCATCGCCCTGGTCCGCACCACCCTGGGAACCAACGACGAGACCGCCACCACCGCCGCGACCTCTGCCCGCAACGCCGTGCAGAGCATCGGCTAA
- a CDS encoding TNT domain-containing protein has translation MWNRYPANDGAVLDSRQTHDLSQFSHQFGEVLDRVGFEDGSYLYAFKDGEPESFEARSLPVSDLELPYARYRLANEWPAGARGWLVESSVAAPDFGRRGGATQVLFFDEQHSLLTVEELIKSGVLAYEQ, from the coding sequence ATGTGGAACCGCTATCCCGCTAACGACGGCGCCGTCCTCGACAGCCGTCAGACCCATGACCTATCCCAGTTCAGCCACCAGTTCGGCGAAGTTCTCGACCGTGTTGGATTCGAAGACGGTTCGTATCTCTACGCATTCAAGGACGGCGAGCCGGAAAGTTTCGAAGCTCGCTCGCTCCCTGTCAGTGATCTTGAGCTGCCATACGCCCGCTATCGCCTAGCGAATGAGTGGCCCGCGGGCGCTCGTGGGTGGCTCGTCGAGTCATCCGTTGCGGCGCCCGACTTCGGACGGAGAGGCGGGGCAACCCAAGTACTGTTCTTCGACGAACAACACTCGCTTCTGACCGTTGAGGAACTAATAAAGTCGGGAGTCCTGGCCTATGAGCAGTGA
- a CDS encoding Imm61 family immunity protein, which translates to MGVTDPLSELESRIRATSRAAGIDVGQDPLDGTWFFTSDDVRLHLKIENESFVLGASDRGQAENHVFTTPLLEDMEKYLTYRFCTISRFDKQLPMLLVVPIPVTLDKVAPGFRIEAIGRNSRLIHHSSHIVRLGSVVDLVEFSHYVNLSGNELRTACMEPNGKLPFFPRP; encoded by the coding sequence GTGGGTGTCACAGATCCTTTGAGTGAACTGGAATCACGAATTCGCGCGACCTCGCGCGCGGCCGGCATCGATGTCGGACAAGACCCCTTAGATGGCACATGGTTCTTCACGTCCGACGACGTTCGCTTGCATCTCAAGATTGAAAATGAGAGCTTCGTCTTAGGTGCCTCGGACAGGGGACAAGCGGAGAATCATGTATTCACGACACCCCTCCTGGAAGATATGGAGAAGTACCTTACCTACAGGTTTTGCACTATATCAAGGTTCGATAAGCAGCTCCCAATGCTATTAGTGGTTCCCATCCCCGTCACCCTCGATAAAGTGGCGCCCGGCTTTCGAATCGAAGCTATTGGCAGGAATTCAAGGCTCATTCATCACTCGTCACATATTGTCCGGTTAGGGAGTGTTGTTGATCTCGTTGAATTTTCCCACTATGTCAACCTCTCAGGAAATGAATTGCGGACGGCTTGTATGGAGCCGAACGGCAAGTTGCCATTTTTTCCGCGACCGTAG